From Candidatus Brocadiaceae bacterium, the proteins below share one genomic window:
- a CDS encoding PhoH family protein — MTKKIFVLDTSVILYDHNAIRSFAENDVVIPIQVLEELDNFKKGNETRNFEAREFIRFIDRVARDRMLQEWVPLGDGNKGRFRVVMKAYTNGVDAEKIFTGLKMDHKILNVALFLQHNYPDRKVILVSKDISLRLKAKSFNVWAEDYETGKSTDINHLYSGKTIREEVDPKIIDEICEHGHTDLRLPGEESVQNNQFFILKNGKKSALAYYNPFDGFLEKVEKRTISGIKPRNAEQIFAIHAILNSNIKLITLQGVAGTGKTLLAMAGALEQRQRYKQIFVTRPVVQLSNKDIGYLPGDIKEKLNPYLEPFWDNLKFIKNLSGKQERHYKGIDEMLEYYKIEIIPLTYIRGRNLSHMIFIVDEAQNLTPHEVKTIITRAGDNAKIIFTGDIRQIDTPYLDEQSNGLSFLIDRLKGQKLFAHINLEKGERSALANLANELL, encoded by the coding sequence ATGACGAAAAAAATATTTGTCCTTGATACCTCTGTTATCTTATATGACCACAATGCAATCCGGAGTTTTGCAGAAAACGACGTCGTAATTCCCATTCAGGTGCTGGAGGAGTTGGATAACTTCAAGAAAGGTAACGAAACGCGCAATTTTGAAGCCAGGGAGTTTATTCGCTTTATTGACAGGGTTGCCAGAGACCGCATGTTGCAGGAATGGGTACCATTGGGCGACGGCAATAAGGGTAGGTTCCGTGTTGTTATGAAAGCATATACAAACGGGGTGGATGCTGAAAAAATTTTTACCGGTCTGAAGATGGATCATAAAATCCTTAACGTTGCCCTGTTTCTTCAGCATAACTATCCTGACAGGAAAGTAATTCTTGTGTCTAAGGATATCAGCCTGAGGCTCAAGGCAAAATCTTTTAATGTGTGGGCGGAGGACTATGAAACAGGGAAAAGCACAGACATTAATCATTTGTACTCTGGGAAAACAATAAGGGAAGAGGTTGATCCGAAGATTATCGACGAGATCTGCGAGCATGGGCATACAGACCTTCGTCTGCCGGGTGAGGAGAGTGTTCAGAACAATCAATTTTTTATACTGAAAAACGGAAAAAAGTCTGCCCTTGCATACTACAATCCATTTGACGGGTTTCTTGAAAAAGTGGAAAAAAGAACTATCTCTGGGATAAAACCGAGAAATGCCGAGCAGATCTTTGCCATTCATGCGATCCTCAATTCCAATATAAAATTGATAACCTTGCAGGGTGTTGCCGGTACGGGGAAAACACTTCTTGCCATGGCAGGAGCATTGGAGCAGAGACAACGGTATAAGCAGATTTTTGTTACAAGACCCGTAGTGCAATTAAGCAATAAAGATATCGGGTATTTACCGGGAGATATCAAGGAAAAGCTCAATCCTTACCTGGAGCCTTTCTGGGATAATTTAAAATTTATCAAAAACCTGTCCGGGAAGCAGGAAAGGCATTATAAAGGCATCGATGAAATGCTGGAGTATTACAAGATTGAAATAATTCCGTTAACGTATATTCGCGGCAGAAATCTTTCTCATATGATATTTATCGTCGATGAGGCACAGAATCTGACGCCGCATGAAGTAAAAACCATCATTACAAGGGCGGGTGATAATGCCAAAATCATTTTTACCGGTGATATACGTCAAATTGACACGCCATATTTGGATGAACAAAGTAACGGTTTGTCTTTTCTCATTGATAGGTTGAAAGGACAGAAACTTTTCGCGCATATCAATCTGGAGAAAGGGGAACGGTCAGCATTAGCCAATCTGGCAAATGAACTCCTGTAA
- a CDS encoding cyclic nucleotide-binding domain-containing protein, which produces MQLMDCRIKKIKDGSTIIKEDTYPYYSYVLKNGKARIMKNVDGRQVVIGALNKGDVFGDLVFLGEMRRSTSVVADGDVTVEMISRETLMDMFQKLPQDVKEKLCEMVHKLVGVTDIYGRMVALRMDTESRETETVRVEEFGTESFQTPELMRKVIISIARRYSSVLQSLKQLVDREEEKHARMLASAV; this is translated from the coding sequence ATGCAATTGATGGATTGTAGAATTAAGAAGATAAAAGATGGCAGTACAATTATAAAGGAAGATACGTACCCGTATTACAGTTATGTGTTGAAAAATGGTAAGGCACGGATAATGAAAAACGTTGATGGCCGGCAGGTGGTGATTGGTGCCTTAAACAAAGGTGACGTCTTTGGGGACTTGGTATTTCTTGGTGAAATGAGGAGATCAACCTCGGTTGTGGCAGATGGTGATGTGACGGTGGAAATGATATCAAGAGAGACATTAATGGATATGTTTCAAAAATTACCACAAGATGTTAAAGAAAAGCTGTGTGAAATGGTACATAAACTTGTTGGGGTTACCGACATTTACGGCCGTATGGTTGCGCTCCGCATGGATACAGAGAGTAGGGAAACGGAAACGGTTCGTGTAGAAGAGTTTGGAACTGAATCCTTTCAAACTCCGGAACTAATGCGTAAGGTTATTATTTCAATTGCACGACGTTATTCAAGCGTTCTCCAGAGTCTCAAACAGTTGGTAGACAGGGAAGAAGAAAAACATGCGCGGATGTTAGCATCTGCCGTATAA
- a CDS encoding GGDEF domain-containing protein, with translation MLAEIACSPVSGVKSSIARELEEEFKHIIENEMIFTKFHPIVCLTTGDIIAYEALSRGPEASIFESPAYLFEMAEKLGLLHDLDMLCRKKALFNARTLGITNNQSFKLFINIDAACINDTGKTKILIEEIGLDVQNVVLEITERTFIKDSLNFYQTLKHYQSQGFSIAIDDFGSGSAGLRLISQISPQIVKIDKFLIEGIDQSFKKQEIIKTIVKMCQRLFGSEIVAEGIETLEELRTVKKLGIDCGQGFIFGKPSFSFRSVPPGLKRKIVNQDKYPENFEEIFSDETKIGDITTCSVPVFNSDSLVSELVKTFQDDHALHGIPIVDNGVPVGIVMKYELFLQLGKRFGFDLFHHRSVSYVMNKEFLMVDANWNIDLVADKVLSRDLSQLYDSFIMIKDRKYYGIASVHSLLEKMTDLKMKYAAHSNPLTGLPGNVSLRIFAEKQLKSCRDLACVYLDIDNFKSYNDYYGFCRGDEVIRRTADLMEGTFKSSRIGYIGHVGGDDFVAFIDPEEIEALCGEFIQQFEALVPTWYDDQDVQNGYIDTFGRKNEKTRIPMMTISIAVVKSTDQSRFQTYLDISRIAMEVKKKAKSLPGSVFYVDQRKTNQS, from the coding sequence ATGCTGGCAGAGATTGCTTGTTCTCCGGTATCCGGAGTAAAATCAAGTATTGCAAGGGAGTTAGAAGAGGAATTTAAACACATTATTGAAAATGAAATGATTTTTACAAAATTTCATCCCATTGTGTGTCTTACAACAGGTGATATTATCGCGTATGAGGCGTTAAGCAGAGGACCGGAGGCAAGCATATTTGAAAGTCCTGCGTATCTGTTTGAAATGGCAGAAAAGCTTGGGTTATTGCACGATCTGGATATGTTGTGCCGAAAAAAGGCGCTTTTCAATGCCAGGACACTGGGAATAACGAATAATCAGTCATTCAAACTGTTTATTAATATTGATGCTGCCTGTATAAATGATACGGGAAAAACGAAGATCCTTATCGAGGAAATTGGTCTTGATGTACAGAATGTAGTCCTTGAAATAACCGAAAGGACATTCATAAAAGACTCTCTGAATTTTTATCAGACGCTGAAACACTATCAATCGCAGGGATTTTCCATTGCCATTGATGACTTTGGATCGGGAAGCGCGGGATTAAGGCTCATTTCTCAAATTTCCCCGCAGATTGTAAAGATTGATAAGTTTCTTATTGAAGGAATAGATCAATCTTTTAAAAAACAAGAAATCATTAAAACAATTGTAAAAATGTGCCAAAGGTTGTTCGGATCAGAGATTGTGGCCGAAGGAATTGAAACCCTGGAAGAGTTGAGGACAGTAAAAAAGCTCGGTATAGACTGTGGACAGGGTTTCATTTTCGGGAAGCCGTCATTTTCGTTCCGGTCTGTTCCGCCGGGCCTTAAAAGGAAAATCGTTAATCAGGATAAGTACCCTGAAAATTTCGAAGAAATTTTTTCAGATGAAACAAAAATAGGAGATATTACCACCTGTTCAGTGCCGGTTTTCAATTCAGATTCTCTGGTGTCTGAGTTGGTGAAAACATTTCAGGATGACCATGCGCTTCATGGTATTCCCATCGTGGATAATGGTGTACCGGTAGGGATTGTCATGAAATACGAGCTTTTTTTACAATTGGGTAAACGATTCGGTTTTGATTTGTTTCATCATCGTTCGGTTTCCTATGTCATGAATAAAGAGTTCTTGATGGTGGATGCGAACTGGAATATTGATCTTGTTGCAGACAAGGTGTTATCAAGGGATTTATCACAGCTCTATGATTCATTTATTATGATAAAAGACAGGAAATATTATGGAATCGCCTCTGTTCATTCACTCCTTGAGAAAATGACGGATTTGAAGATGAAATATGCTGCACATTCCAATCCGCTGACCGGCCTGCCCGGAAACGTTTCCCTGCGGATTTTTGCGGAAAAACAGTTAAAATCCTGTCGCGATCTTGCGTGCGTTTATCTGGATATTGATAATTTTAAATCATACAATGACTACTATGGATTTTGCAGAGGTGATGAGGTAATAAGAAGGACCGCAGATTTAATGGAAGGAACATTTAAATCTTCAAGAATCGGGTATATCGGACATGTTGGCGGAGACGATTTTGTTGCCTTTATTGATCCTGAAGAAATAGAGGCCTTGTGTGGGGAGTTTATTCAGCAGTTTGAAGCGCTGGTTCCCACATGGTATGATGACCAAGATGTACAGAACGGGTACATAGATACCTTTGGTAGAAAAAACGAAAAAACCAGAATACCGATGATGACGATATCGATTGCTGTTGTCAAATCAACCGATCAATCCCGGTTCCAAACGTATCTTGATATAAGCAGGATCGCTATGGAGGTCAAAAAGAAGGCAAAATCTTTGCCGGGGAGTGTTTTTTATGTTGATCAGAGAAAAACAAACCAAAGCTGA
- a CDS encoding cyclic nucleotide-binding domain-containing protein has protein sequence MSGFAFAAFIMGIISACSLPLGTITSAFWKPTDRMLAFLMAFGGGALLAALTIDLVGSALERGEFLSVALGCFTGGLLFVALNQIINNHGGFLRKSSTTIYYLQRQRRIRFQRVLSHIGLLPVFKDLPRDEVRRLAASVISREYPKGSTLYRRNDPGERLYIIEEGEVELLDPRQDMRPFRTLRRNDSFGRMAFLTGAPYQTVAVTKTDIRVWTLERDEFNKCLLSSPRLKNTLQSFLCEPVIFRYLQERHGMDDKTARGWISSAVENLNKEGVLLSAVSPERRGEEFRHIINKVRRFPFFHDLGPSDIEEIASRLFCKRHEKGHTFFLQNEYADRMYIIEQGEVALIDPGNRTRALMTLHAHDAFGAMAFLTGTCHTVNAIAMDDTTVWVLRRREFKELLSKSRGLSQAVQDFLQREEMHTYLEAKQDLSHEKAVEWSRKAIHSLNAGGIVPSASEMAQAVRQHKGAPFVILLGIMLDGIPESLVIGSSMVHSHLSLSLLAGLFLSNYPESLSSSVGMKEQGYSFKKILALWSSLTIFTGVGSALGSIFFREAPPFLFYLVEGIAAGSMLTMVAETMLPEAYFKGGSVVGLSTLLGFLTAIFFKTLE, from the coding sequence ATGTCGGGTTTCGCATTTGCGGCTTTCATTATGGGAATAATCAGTGCGTGTTCTCTGCCCCTGGGAACCATTACGTCTGCATTCTGGAAACCGACAGACAGGATGCTGGCGTTTTTAATGGCATTCGGAGGAGGAGCGCTCCTTGCGGCGCTTACGATAGATCTCGTGGGGTCTGCCCTGGAAAGAGGTGAGTTCCTTTCTGTTGCTCTGGGATGTTTCACGGGTGGATTGCTTTTTGTCGCCCTGAATCAGATCATTAACAATCATGGCGGATTTTTGCGAAAGTCTTCCACAACGATCTATTATCTTCAGCGTCAGAGGCGCATACGGTTTCAACGGGTATTATCACACATAGGGCTTCTACCGGTATTCAAAGACCTTCCGCGGGATGAGGTGCGAAGGCTTGCCGCGTCCGTGATTAGCCGGGAATACCCGAAAGGGAGTACCCTCTATCGCAGGAACGATCCCGGAGAAAGGTTATACATTATCGAGGAGGGCGAAGTCGAACTTCTTGATCCCCGGCAGGATATGCGTCCCTTCAGAACACTCCGCAGGAATGACTCCTTCGGGCGCATGGCCTTCCTTACCGGAGCGCCCTATCAGACAGTGGCAGTCACCAAAACAGATATCCGGGTATGGACCCTGGAACGGGATGAATTTAATAAGTGCCTGCTCAGTTCGCCAAGACTTAAAAACACGTTACAGTCGTTTCTCTGTGAACCGGTAATATTCAGGTATCTGCAGGAACGTCACGGAATGGATGATAAGACTGCCCGAGGGTGGATATCCTCTGCCGTGGAAAATCTGAATAAAGAAGGTGTGCTGCTCAGCGCGGTTTCACCGGAGAGAAGGGGTGAGGAGTTCAGGCATATAATAAACAAGGTGAGACGTTTCCCGTTTTTTCATGATCTCGGGCCTTCTGACATTGAAGAAATCGCCTCACGGTTGTTCTGCAAGCGCCATGAGAAGGGCCATACCTTTTTTCTTCAAAATGAGTATGCGGACCGTATGTATATCATAGAACAGGGAGAGGTCGCTCTGATTGATCCCGGGAACAGAACAAGGGCATTAATGACATTGCATGCGCACGATGCATTTGGCGCTATGGCCTTTCTCACCGGGACCTGTCATACCGTCAATGCCATTGCTATGGATGACACCACCGTTTGGGTTTTACGCAGGAGGGAATTTAAAGAATTACTCTCGAAGTCCCGGGGCCTGAGCCAGGCCGTTCAGGATTTCCTTCAGCGGGAAGAGATGCATACGTATCTGGAGGCAAAACAGGATCTCAGCCATGAAAAGGCCGTTGAGTGGAGCCGGAAGGCTATTCACAGTCTTAATGCAGGGGGGATCGTTCCTTCTGCCTCTGAAATGGCGCAGGCAGTCAGGCAGCACAAAGGCGCTCCGTTTGTTATCCTGCTTGGTATCATGCTGGACGGTATTCCTGAATCCCTGGTCATTGGGTCCAGTATGGTGCATTCTCATCTGAGTCTTTCATTGCTGGCCGGGCTCTTTCTTTCGAATTACCCGGAATCCCTTTCCAGTTCCGTGGGGATGAAGGAGCAGGGATACAGCTTCAAAAAAATCCTGGCGCTGTGGTCTTCTCTGACGATCTTTACCGGGGTTGGTTCCGCGCTTGGAAGCATTTTTTTCAGGGAGGCCCCGCCATTCCTTTTTTACCTGGTTGAAGGTATAGCGGCCGGATCCATGTTGACCATGGTTGCTGAAACCATGCTGCCGGAGGCATATTTCAAGGGAGGTTCTGTTGTTGGCCTTTCCACCCTTCTTGGCTTCCTCACTGCCATTTTTTTTAAGACCCTCGAATAA